AAGAAATTATGTGCTTTTGGTATAAATGAACACTTGATTTCAGACAGCGATGCCATATATTGTGATACGTAACGCTTCGATTTCAAATAATAGGCCAATTCAGGCGTAAACCCTGGCATAAACCGAATATGATGCCGCCGGTACCTCGTAGGACTAGTGGAGAAATCCGCTTCAATGctgctgatattaaactTGGTGGCGCTGAtcatatatataacatCCACCGAAGGTTTCCCAACCCTTGATCTAGAATCAATCAAATCCACAGCAGTCACATGAGACAAAAGTTCATTTCGTTCCACAAATAGATAATTAAACAGTTCGTCAACTAAACTATCTATCACCAGGAACTTTATCCCATTATCAGTTCTAATGCTGTTTAAACAGGAAATTATATCTTTGCAATCCATTGTTAGTTGATAGTTTCTAAAAAACACCTCCTCTCCCCCTTTACCCGCAACTCAATTTCTCTTCTGATACATACAGTCCCTTTGTAATACTATCAAGTCTGACATACTAATTGACAATATTGACAAGCATTACAATTTGAAAGCTTTATTTGGAGAAGCTCGTAAACTTTATTGTATTGTAGCTTCTTCTAGAAATACATCTCTAATGTTTACATGTAACCCGGATTTTCTACAATAAAAAAACCTACATTAAACTATATACTCCTAGGTAGGTTACATGAACTATATAAAAAAGATCAAAGAAGTATGAACCGGAAGAAACCAATGAAAGCCAGGTCCATACAGAATTTAGTAATATTGTACAAAAGCTTCCTCCGTTGCGCAGTCACTTTTGTAGCTTTTGTTATATAATTTTCGAAATGTTTCTCTCTTCATAGCGTATTGGATGGGTATTTTGCAGGCTTAAAAGTAATTTCACTTAAATGGTAATAGCATTTCAAGATGAAAATGCGCCCGAATAAGCCAAAGACCAGGTCTTACTTTGTCCGTCGTCAAGGTATTTATTGTTAAAATCTGGACTGCTGAAGAATTTGAATGATTCCTTTGGATCGGTTAATGCTAGGTTTAGCATCAAGACTCCTCTCCAACCGTCATCAACTTTATCAATGAATGAGGCCACTTTATCATGCCATTCTTCAGCAACAAATTTTGGTGAACGAACAATTGATGAAGCAGGTATAATTGGGATCTGATGAATCCCATGAACAAATTGAGGCAACTTACCGAAGTAAGTTGTATGATCAATTTTGTTTTCAAACAAGATACCACTCACTTTGTTTGGTATAAATTGGTGGGGTTCTGTGGTATTATCGCTGGTGTACAAGAAATAGTTCTGTGAAGATGTTCTCAACACACCTATCATCAAATCGCCTATTTTGGCAAGGTTTTTGTTACCGGTAACTAGACCCCATAGCTTTAATGCATAGGATGCATTAACATCTTCAGAACTTGATTCTTGGTCCTTGCCGTCATTGCTATGGAATAGCCCTTTTGCCCAAGAATGACCATTGAACCAATCGAAAGACCTGAATACTGGGAAGTACTTATCTTCAGTGCTTGGATTGGCATAATCCCTGATCAAGTTCTCAACCCACGCTTTATTTTCACCCAACCACTTACCATCTCCCGCCTCACGATCAACTTTGGCCACTATTGCACAAGCAATAACGTGATAACCGTAGTGAAAGTGATGGTCATTGTAATTACTATTTCCGAAGTCCTGGTGTTCATTACCGGAAGAGATAAGACCACCCCATGTGGTGTCATAAACTAGCGGcaatttttgtttattgGTGATGAATCTGCGTAGAGCTTCCTTTAATTTGGGCATGAGATTCGATACCAACTTTTGATCGTGCAATATGAACTGACAACAATATAATATCCAAGCGTATTTAGCTAGGGCCTTACCAGCAAAATACATTGAGTCCAAATCTGTTTCATGAAGTACATTGTCATCAACTTCCGAGGAAGCAGCTTTCCTAATAGCATTTAACACATCATTAGAATAACGTGGGGGATTTTTCCCAGGAATTGTTGTGTAAGGGTCAAAACCAAGATCAGAATGAACCTCTACATTGATGTCAAATACTTTTGTAATGTACCCTTGCATCATACCTTTCACGACTGATTCAAGCTTTAAGTTTGTCTTACCAGTAGTTCTCAGAGTAAAATTTTGATACTGGTGAGGCAATGCGTAAATCAAAGGATTTCCGCTGTTGGACGACCCAGCAGTATTATACTTGAAAGTATAATTACCTCTGTTACCGTCAACAGACCCACTGAAATCAACAGAGGTGATATAGCAACCTGCGACGCTGTCAACTACAGGATCGGTTTCGGGAATGACTTGAAATACGCAACCATAAACACTTTTATCAGACACAATGTCTCCATCCTGAAGTGCCAACCGTGTAGATTTTCCAGATGGATTTGAAACGTACAATGTCCAGGTGACATGATTATTCAAGACAATTTTATATTTGTTAATACCTGAGCGAGGAGAAGTTTGACCCTCGATTGATCTGAATCCAACTCTTGAGGATAGTCTGGGAATCAAATTATAGTAAACAGCAGTAATGAGTCCCATTCCTTGGACCAAAGGAAACTGGATATATTCCTCCTCTGACCTACCCAATCTCATCTCGACGGATAGTTGTCGAGGGTTAACCACAGTAATCTTCATGTCTTTGCGGGATTGGAAATCTGTACAACCGAATACAATAGAGCTGATATAAACCGGACCATAGAAGTACCTGGGAGGAGTATTCCGATCGTCAAAAACCCGTTGAGATTCCTTGACATGGTTGACTGCCATACCAAGAACGTCCGACCTACTAATCCACAAAGAATATGGGTGGGTCCAAACTGGTGTATTTTGGTCATCGACAAGCATGTTCCCATAAAACTTGTTAGTCTCAACGGGTTTATTTTTGTTATTTAAAATACCAGGCAACGGCACTGGATGGCTCTTCTTAGTGAATAAGCTAAGTGGTGCATCAGTGGAAATCGGAGAAGCAAAAATGTTAGCCATAGGTGTACTACATGGAGGTATGAAGTTAGTATTGGGATCAAATTCATTTGGACCTGGTTGCAATTTTAACCGTGCTACCATGGTAATGTCAATTTCTACGTTGGTTTCCATCGAAGGATAATTCCTTGGCGGCAATGGCGGTGGCACATTGTCACTAGCTTCAACATCGCGATCTTCAGACATAAATTCAGTAAAAGGAGGTGGCATCCGGGACTgtttaatatattcgaTGTCCGAAACCTTTTTTCTATCAAGGCACATACTGTTTAGTGGTTCGTTGGGAACTGTAGTTATTGGCAACTATTTAAACTTTAAGCTCCTTAGCCTTACAACAATTTAACGTGTGCCCGATGAATATGATCCTTCTTGCTATATATATGAATTTTCAGTTTTAGAAATTAGTAAGTTTGTGTTCCGTCGTCACCACCATTGACGCTAGTGTACCTATTAGCGACAGCCGCAGGTGTTTTTTGGTTAGATCCTCCGTAATGCGTCCTCTATTAGGTTTGTGGTATATGCTGCATAAAGGGTTCCCAAAAGGTACCTTTCACGTTTTTGCTAAGGAAATTACCCGGACAATAATTGTTAAAAACAATTGCAACGTTAGTTTACTTATCCATGCTCATCTAAAATTGAGAGGTGACTCTTATGACAGAGTTTTAGCGTAGCCGAGTTACAAAACAGCTGTTCAGTATGTCTGAAATTGGAATTGCTCTTAGTTGCCTATTACAGGAGTCGCGGCTAATAAACCTCTTGTACCATAGAAATAAGAATCAACACAAGGGCTCACATTGGTGGGCAAGTCTGCACATGTTGAAATGTACCACTACGCAAGTTATCAATGTCCTACAAAAACCAGTAAAATATAGGAGGGATTTGCTTCTGTTGTATTCACTCCTGCGAAGATTTTTGAAAACCCGACTGAAAAGAATTTACTATGAATACAACACGCTCATATCTCAGGGGCAGTTCATAACGCTTGGGGTTGTATTACTAGGCGTCTTAGCTAGGGTAAATTCCGTTTTTAAAGAGATTATGCAGCTTCATAGCGTGGAATTTGAAAGATTTGCATACAAATCAAATCCTAAAAAGGAAGAGGTGCATGATGTCGGACGCaatgttgatgaagaaatAGGGACACTCATAGATGATAGAAAGGAGGCCCGGCTATTAACAGCGGATGCCGAGAGAATAAGAGGTATTGACGCCACTGAAGCCACTAAAGATACTATTGTAAGTGGAACAATGGTTACAAGTTTGAATGTTCGcaagaaaaagaagaaacaAAAGGCTAAACGTTCTGCAATAGATGATATCTTCGGCTAATTAAATATAATGTTTTTGTCTGTTTGAGGGAATATCAAATTGTAGAGGAGGGGAAGCAAATCATGCATGGTAAAGAATGGAAGATCTTACAAAGGTACTGCCATATAGGGTATACGACTATTTTGTTATCGTTAGATTTAGGCGTCGTTGAAAGATACCATTGTCAAAGGAAAAGGCAAAAGGGGCTTGTAACTAACAACATTTGAAATTGACATTAACGAGCGTCAAGAACGAGCAATACTATTTGACAACGGTAGCTATGTGCAGATGATTATGAACATACCAAATAAAGTAACTGGAAGGGGAGGAATATCATACCAAGAAGACAATCGACAAAGCCGCCATATAAAAGAATGCAAATAATGAGTTGCCGTGTTCATGTTTTTATTAATGTGTCCGTCTATTTCTTGAGTGAAACTTATTATATAATCTTTAAAGTAGGCgggaaaatttttcaaccCCGCGATATGAAGCAATAGGCTTACTATCAAAAAGGTTATTACATTTAATTTGTATATAGAAAGAAGTTAATCTAGGGGTATCGAAGATGATTCATCCAGTGCAGGTTGTTTTGTCAAGCAAAGATGGTTCTTTGCTCATTTGTGTTTTGAGAAATATGATTCATGTTTATAAGTTCAGCGTAGAAGGCCACAATTACCAACTTATTGGCGAATGGGTGGATGATTTTGATTCAACCACTCTGATTAAGGAAAAAGTCATAAAAGAGCACCAAAGACAATTAGCTAAGAAGTCAGATAAGAAGCTGAAATCTAACGATGGCTCAGCAATCGAACAATCTTGCAAGAAACCATCTGTCCCTGTGCCAGGTGAGGGAGCGCCGCCGGTTTACCAATATATCAAATGTTTAGCACTTTCGCAAGATGAATCGATATTAGTTGCATGCACGAATTCTGATAAGGCGGTAGTTATTTTGCGTATAGAGTTGGAAAAGAGCAATTGTCTTAGTTTACTCAAGCGTCAGCCACTTGCAAAACGTCCTAACGCTGTCGCTTTCACAAATGACGATGAAACACTTGTAATTGCAGATAAATTTGGCGATGTATATGCGATTCCTGTACTTTCTGAGAAAGTTATAAACTCCCCAGAACCTATTTTAGGGCACGTTTCCATTCTTACAGATATCGCAATGGTAAAGGATAAGGACGGAAAGCACTATATTTTATCAGCCGACAGAGACGAGCACATCAAAATAACTCACTATCCTCAAAGTTATATTGTTGACAAATGGCTTTTTGGCCATACACAGTTTGTTTCTACGCTTTGTGTTCCAAAATGGAATCCCGAGATCTTATTTAGTGCAGGAGGCGATGAAGTTATTAAGGCATGGAATTGGGCTACAGGTCAACTTTTGTCTGCTTTTAAAGTTACTGACCTAATGAACCCATACCTTACTGACTTCCATTTCCCACCAAAGAGGTTTTTAGTGGGGGACGGGTCTGACAGACGAGAGATTTCAATAGGAAAGGTGCTTGCGTTTGATAACATCCCATATTTGATTACATATGCTGAGGCAACAAAAGCCATTTTTGTACTTAAATTTGACAGTAACACTAGGGAATTATCACACTTTAAAACGCTCGAACTCCCATCTAATGTTGTATCTCTGACTATTGCATCTAATACAAACCAGCTTGCTGTATCGCTGGATAGACGTGGTGAACAAGGCAACCTCATCATATTTTATAATTACGTTGATGGTAAGTTTAATGAAGATAATAATAAGGTTTATGCGATAGACGAAGCTCTACAAAATACATTGTCAGATAATGCAATTGCTCAGGTTGATCTTCAAGATATACAGCCTCTGTATCCTATAGGCCAACTAAGGAAACGTGGCGAGCACTATTCATAGCTATGAAAAGGTTATAGACTTAAGAGAAGTATATTAGGTAAAGTAAAATAAGAATATCCGTACAAATTGACTCTTATTAGTGATTTGCGGTATGTAAATTGTTTACTTACATTCCGGTGATAGTATTATAGGGAACCCCACCCAGCTTTTCGCAATTATGTTAAAAATCACATCAACTGCTTAGCAGCCAAAGCGGACGAAATCATAGCGAGCACGAGAACAGGTAGTATTTGGATGTTAGATCCAATAGGCTTAAATGCAATACGCAAAAAATATGAGTTTCAGCACCCGGGGTCACCAGCAAAACAGATTATCTCACAGGTGCTACCTTTTAAGCCCCACCTCAGCCATCACGACGAATGGGATATGTTAAATAGTAAAGAGCCAACAACGGAGGAATTATTGACAGATATTAAGCAGTTACAAGAAGAAATAGAGCTTCTTTTTCAGCGTTATAAGCACATAAATTACATGGTAAAAATGGACTTGGATGAATTTTGTCACATATGAACCAACTCATCTCAATTATGTTGACCTTATATTACGTGTATTATTGAGCATAGGATGGCTGTAAGTGAGTTATTACCTAGAGGATTGGTTAGGAATTAGGTCATTAAAACTGGTTATTCTCAAATTTTACTTGTATAACCAGACATTAATTTGATTTCCTTTAATTTCGTATATGCAATGCATGCAATGTATGTATTAAGAAACTCACTACATTACAGTCTTATAGATTCACGATTAATTGGACAATATAAGCAAAATATTTTGAAGGAAGTGCTTTAATAACGGAAATTGGTATATACACATTTTGTAGAAAATAGTGCAAATAAGGACAGttatattatatattaacTTGGATACTTTTAATGGAATGAGGCAAATTGTACAGAAGTTCTACTTAAATTTGATGCAACAATAGGTTCTGTCTCTGTAATACATGTTTGCATTTTGACTAGATCATTAGACATACAATTTTGTAAGCAGGCCGTCAATACTACTTCGGTTTCCTTCTCTAGATGAGATCCCAAAACTTTCTGAAAAAACTGCAAGTCCACTGTCACCTGCAGCAAACCATCAGCTGAAATATTACCAGTATATGGTTTAAATGCTTCAAACAAATACTTCGATATAAATATTTGTGTTTCCTTAAAAATTTGGTTTATTAACTGCGGACCAAGTTGAAAGCATTCGCTATGGACAGTAACGAGAACCATAAGCGCCTCAATGATATAGTCACCAACACGAAAAGAATTAGAACTGTGCTTTGACCAGTTAATATCGTGGAACTTCTTTTCCAATATTTCTTTTAGGGTAATTTTTAAACCAGATATATAGTTGCCAAAGATTGAAGTTTCCATTTTATCCAACAAAACAAATATACTTGATTTCCTGTTACTTAAATTGGATTCAAATGCTTCATCAAAATATTGTAAAATTTCTGGAAATGTATATTTCTTGATGTGTTGTAGATTGGATAAGGTGAGGATTGTGTGTGAATTTCTTGGCAAATCTTTATCCTTTGTGGCATTTTTCAAGATTGATTCAAGTACTGACTCTAGCGATACAATTTGCTGTGCTTCAATCTCCATTAAGAATTGTTTTGATGGATGGGAAACTATTGAAACACCATTTAAAACTGGCAGTTTCTCGTATGAAAATAGCATATCCCGAACTGTGCGAATACTATAGTAATTAAAAGATAGCACAATCGCTGGATATTGTGTTATGCAGTATTGTTCTTCAGCAGTCCGGGTGTAAACTTCCCAATCTTCTAAAATATGTGAATTTGACATGTCTCTTAACTTCGTAGAAGAAATCGCTCCAACACATCGATTTAATACTCTGGCAACTAATTGTCGCAAGATTTCTATGGATTTATCGGTTATCATGAGTTGGGCTAGTTCCGTTGTGAATTTGAAAATAGGGTCGACAATTTTTGGCAAGTATCGAAGACAACTCAAACTATTACACCTTGGAGGAATGAAACCGTAATTTGAAGGAAGACCATCCTCTTTTATTTTTGCTGGACCGTTTCCCAGGCTCTCTTGTGATGCTAGAAATAGGTCGCATAATACTCGGTTCACCAACCTTACAAAGTTTTCACCCTTTTCTCTTTTGTTAgcaatttcttcttccgATAATTGAAGCAAAGTTTCTTCATCTTGAGATAGCTCACCCAGACCGATTATATTATCTTTCCTCTTTTCATTTAATAATGTTGTTTGATAAGTATTATTTACAAATCTTTCGACATGTTCCCAAAACTCAACAAAACTTGAGCATAGATTTGATATGGATGCAATATATTTCAGAATCAGTAGCCACATTTCAACAACAATTGGAGAATCTGTCAAGCTGTAGTTCCGTCTTGATTTATCGGATTCATCTTCTGAATAAGTTTCCATATTTAAATAAAACGACAGTTCAATATCGTCCCCTGAACTATTCTTCAGTATGTTTTTCTTTGCTGCCAATATTTTGTTCATCAGTGTTTGTGATAACTCCGTCAATTGTGAATCAAAGTGAGAGATCCTTGTATCCATCCACTTAGTAATCGGATTGTCCTCAACCTTAAGGTCCATCAGTTTTGACATCAAAGGGAGGAAGTATTCTTGGGTTTGGTTTTCCAGAGGAGCCACCAACTGATCCCAGGTATCTTCCCTATATTGATCTATTACCGCTTCGACTTCATTCCAAACGCGTGTCACAACTGGGTTTCTATTGAGTTTGGAGTGAATTTGCATCCCACGCCTGTATTCAAACATTAATTTGGCATGATCTTGTTTGTTAACGCCATCAACCAGCTTTTTTGGCAAATCAAATAGTTCCTTGGACTCTTGAACAAAACGAATAGTAGCCTTATAGTCCTGTAGCTTGGTGGCTTGATCCATTAAAGGTTTCAGTTTTATTGTAGTTTCTCTTGCCATATCCCTTAAAGAGTCCTCTAAATGGTCTATATCCAAAAAGTTGTCATTGCCATTCATTCTTCTGTCGAACTTATCGTATATTTGGTCTAGATTAGATTTACATCTGACATATCGAACAAAGTTTTTCTGAACTAGTGTTTTCAGGTCCTCACTCTGTTCTTTCAAAGACGCATCTAGTATATCTAACGCATTTGAAAGTTGCTCAAAAGTGTCATCCTTATGAACATCACGTAAAAACAACTTAGAATTGAATCTGTTACTGTTAATTAAATATCTGTACTGGACTTCAGGTTTTAAACTCAAACCTTTGCAAGCCTTTTGCATGGATATTTGAGGGTTCAAAGGATCTGGAATGTGCGCCGCATTATATTGATTGTTCTCAGCTTGTGTGTCCGTTGAATCTATATCCAAAGTGTCTGTTTTCCAGTCGGTTCTTGGATTCAACGATCTTAACAGGTAAAATGTTCGCAATGTTGCATCATCAAATGCAAAAGGGTTAGGATCGGACATATGATAGTGTTAATTATGGATGTTTTGTTGCAACCCTGTTAGAGTGATTTAGCAATCATTTACGTATTTGAAATGAAAAAGGATTTAATTACGAGCACGTGAACTGAACCACGTTACAACACAATATCCAATAATGATCTATTATAAGACTATAATCATACATATCTAATATTAAACTAATTTACACACATACTGAAAACTAAACTACCTCCTCTTTGGCCCCCGTATTGGTGGTGGCGGCTTATGTACAGGCCCTGTTCTAAAAAGTGGCGCGCTTTTAAACATATCAGGAACGACAAAGAATTTAACATGCGAACCTCTAATGAAAATGTGATCCATATGCGTTACCTTCCCATTGCGAGCTGTGAGGGTGACGTCTGTTAACTGGCAGTTCATATTGTCCTCACTTTCTACTAACTTTCCTCTATAAGTTTCACCTGAAGTCAATTCAAGAGAGACAGTATGACCATGTGCCTCATTCAATAATTTAA
The Eremothecium sinecaudum strain ATCC 58844 chromosome II, complete sequence DNA segment above includes these coding regions:
- the RMP1 gene encoding Rmp1p (Syntenic homolog of Ashbya gossypii AGL160W; Syntenic homolog of Saccharomyces cerevisiae YLR145W (RMP1)); the protein is MSEIGIALSCLLQESRLINLLYHRNKNQHKGSHWWASLHMLKCTTTQVINVLQKPVKYRRDLLLLYSLLRRFLKTRLKRIYYEYNTLISQGQFITLGVVLLGVLARVNSVFKEIMQLHSVEFERFAYKSNPKKEEVHDVGRNVDEEIGTLIDDRKEARLLTADAERIRGIDATEATKDTIVSGTMVTSLNVRKKKKKQKAKRSAIDDIFG
- the ACF2 gene encoding endo-1,3(4)-beta-glucanase (Syntenic homolog of Ashbya gossypii AGL161C; Syntenic homolog of Saccharomyces cerevisiae YLR144C (ACF2)); amino-acid sequence: MCLDRKKVSDIEYIKQSRMPPPFTEFMSEDRDVEASDNVPPPLPPRNYPSMETNVEIDITMVARLKLQPGPNEFDPNTNFIPPCSTPMANIFASPISTDAPLSLFTKKSHPVPLPGILNNKNKPVETNKFYGNMLVDDQNTPVWTHPYSLWISRSDVLGMAVNHVKESQRVFDDRNTPPRYFYGPVYISSIVFGCTDFQSRKDMKITVVNPRQLSVEMRLGRSEEEYIQFPLVQGMGLITAVYYNLIPRLSSRVGFRSIEGQTSPRSGINKYKIVLNNHVTWTLYVSNPSGKSTRLALQDGDIVSDKSVYGCVFQVIPETDPVVDSVAGCYITSVDFSGSVDGNRGNYTFKYNTAGSSNSGNPLIYALPHQYQNFTLRTTGKTNLKLESVVKGMMQGYITKVFDINVEVHSDLGFDPYTTIPGKNPPRYSNDVLNAIRKAASSEVDDNVLHETDLDSMYFAGKALAKYAWILYCCQFILHDQKLVSNLMPKLKEALRRFITNKQKLPLVYDTTWGGLISSGNEHQDFGNSNYNDHHFHYGYHVIACAIVAKVDREAGDGKWLGENKAWVENLIRDYANPSTEDKYFPVFRSFDWFNGHSWAKGLFHSNDGKDQESSSEDVNASYALKLWGLVTGNKNLAKIGDLMIGVLRTSSQNYFLYTSDNTTEPHQFIPNKVSGILFENKIDHTTYFGKLPQFVHGIHQIPIIPASSIVRSPKFVAEEWHDKVASFIDKVDDGWRGVLMLNLALTDPKESFKFFSSPDFNNKYLDDGQSKTWSLAYSGAFSS
- the SMD3 gene encoding mRNA splicing protein SMD3 (Syntenic homolog of Ashbya gossypii AGL157C; Syntenic homolog of Saccharomyces cerevisiae YLR147C (SMD3)) — its product is MSTPGIPVKLLNEAHGHTVSLELTSGETYRGKLVESEDNMNCQLTDVTLTARNGKVTHMDHIFIRGSHVKFFVVPDMFKSAPLFRTGPVHKPPPPIRGPKRR
- the TRM82 gene encoding Trm82p (Syntenic homolog of Ashbya gossypii AGL159W; Syntenic homolog of Saccharomyces cerevisiae YDR165W (TRM82)) — protein: MIHPVQVVLSSKDGSLLICVLRNMIHVYKFSVEGHNYQLIGEWVDDFDSTTLIKEKVIKEHQRQLAKKSDKKLKSNDGSAIEQSCKKPSVPVPGEGAPPVYQYIKCLALSQDESILVACTNSDKAVVILRIELEKSNCLSLLKRQPLAKRPNAVAFTNDDETLVIADKFGDVYAIPVLSEKVINSPEPILGHVSILTDIAMVKDKDGKHYILSADRDEHIKITHYPQSYIVDKWLFGHTQFVSTLCVPKWNPEILFSAGGDEVIKAWNWATGQLLSAFKVTDLMNPYLTDFHFPPKRFLVGDGSDRREISIGKVLAFDNIPYLITYAEATKAIFVLKFDSNTRELSHFKTLELPSNVVSLTIASNTNQLAVSLDRRGEQGNLIIFYNYVDGKFNEDNNKVYAIDEALQNTLSDNAIAQVDLQDIQPLYPIGQLRKRGEHYS
- a CDS encoding HBR102Wp (Syntenic homolog of Ashbya gossypii AGL159W-A; Syntenic homolog of Saccharomyces cerevisiae YLR146WA), giving the protein MLDPIGLNAIRKKYEFQHPGSPAKQIISQVLPFKPHLSHHDEWDMLNSKEPTTEELLTDIKQLQEEIELLFQRYKHINYMVKMDLDEFCHI
- the SEC5 gene encoding exocyst subunit SEC5 (Syntenic homolog of Ashbya gossypii AGL158C; Syntenic homolog of Saccharomyces cerevisiae YDR166C (SEC5)); its protein translation is MSDPNPFAFDDATLRTFYLLRSLNPRTDWKTDTLDIDSTDTQAENNQYNAAHIPDPLNPQISMQKACKGLSLKPEVQYRYLINSNRFNSKLFLRDVHKDDTFEQLSNALDILDASLKEQSEDLKTLVQKNFVRYVRCKSNLDQIYDKFDRRMNGNDNFLDIDHLEDSLRDMARETTIKLKPLMDQATKLQDYKATIRFVQESKELFDLPKKLVDGVNKQDHAKLMFEYRRGMQIHSKLNRNPVVTRVWNEVEAVIDQYREDTWDQLVAPLENQTQEYFLPLMSKLMDLKVEDNPITKWMDTRISHFDSQLTELSQTLMNKILAAKKNILKNSSGDDIELSFYLNMETYSEDESDKSRRNYSLTDSPIVVEMWLLILKYIASISNLCSSFVEFWEHVERFVNNTYQTTLLNEKRKDNIIGLGELSQDEETLLQLSEEEIANKREKGENFVRLVNRVLCDLFLASQESLGNGPAKIKEDGLPSNYGFIPPRCNSLSCLRYLPKIVDPIFKFTTELAQLMITDKSIEILRQLVARVLNRCVGAISSTKLRDMSNSHILEDWEVYTRTAEEQYCITQYPAIVLSFNYYSIRTVRDMLFSYEKLPVLNGVSIVSHPSKQFLMEIEAQQIVSLESVLESILKNATKDKDLPRNSHTILTLSNLQHIKKYTFPEILQYFDEAFESNLSNRKSSIFVLLDKMETSIFGNYISGLKITLKEILEKKFHDINWSKHSSNSFRVGDYIIEALMVLVTVHSECFQLGPQLINQIFKETQIFISKYLFEAFKPYTGNISADGLLQVTVDLQFFQKVLGSHLEKETEVVLTACLQNCMSNDLVKMQTCITETEPIVASNLSRTSVQFASFH